The Drosophila bipectinata strain 14024-0381.07 chromosome 2L, DbipHiC1v2, whole genome shotgun sequence genome has a segment encoding these proteins:
- the tj gene encoding transcription factor MafB, whose amino-acid sequence MKMEDPTIADTYVQEFDLHHLEVAGGPGNGAASGHPNSAATITAIGHVKREDHSPPQPVPVKWTTVHGDPANPEDVTEPLALAGPEAAGAVEVSPSPHIKLRSFSGHHQWHMDERRLQPLSPPPEQYGPLPGQAILVATSSGTNTATGVPGGVPSTPPETPPVVGSPTGSSSCPAQTYAHHYSRTPGTSASASASAASAASAAAAASGAAAVSAGLSHDMMWLTNSIRADQQPLDLRPLAYPGSQEEAEEWDRQRELALQAAAAHHHHHGQPLMQAQHHPHGPTSHPHPHQVVLQQAKYPHHHHHHFHNLELTPINMHSNSYVGSNGGSFTPTCLPQVPSNGSGSTSSGGGVGGGAGQGNSVSGSVGGGSCMITRASLQPCRPLSASSTRSSNNMSPRTCSGAYSNATLEDCINDDMLTTLTVRELNKRLHGCPREEVVRLKQKRRTLKNRGYAQNCRSKRLHQRHELEKANRQLNQDLHRLKLEYSRVCQERDALMQRLQRVGAAGNGAAGATGDSQSSQEFYL is encoded by the coding sequence TCTGCACCACCTGGAGGTGGCGGGGGGGCCAGGAAATGGAGCTGCAAGCGGCCACCCGAATTCAGCTGCCACGATCACTGCCATCGGTCATGTAAAGCGGGAGGATCATAGCCCGCCCCAACCTGTGCCGGTCAAGTGGACCACAGTTCATGGGGACCCGGCGAACCCGGAAGATGTAACGGAGCCGCTGGCTTTGGCAGGACCAGAAGCCGCCGGGGCCGTGGAGGTTTCCCCGTCGCCGCACATAAAGCTGCGTTCCTTTTCGGGTCATCACCAGTGGCATATGGATGAGCGCCGCCTGCAGCCCCTGTCCCCACCGCCCGAACAGTACGGGCCGTTGCCAGGCCAGGCTATTTTAGTGGCCACATCCTCAGGCACTAACACGGCGACCGGTGTACCTGGCGGTGTGCCGTCTACTCCGCCGGAAACCCCGCCAGTAGTAGGCTCTCCCACGGGCAGTAGTAGCTGTCCGGCTCAAACATATGCCCACCATTATTCCCGGACGCCGGGTACCTCTGCATCCGCTTCCGCCTCTGCTGCATCCGCCGCCTCAGCGGCAGCTGCTGCCTCTGGAGCTGCGGCCGTCAGTGCCGGCCTGAGCCATGACATGATGTGGCTGACGAACTCCATTCGTGCGGACCAACAGCCGTTGGATTTAAGGCCCCTAGCATATCCAGGCTCGCAGGAGGAAGCTGAGGAATGGGACCGGCAACGAGAATTAGCTCTACAGGCGGCGGCGGctcaccaccatcaccacggGCAGCCGCTGATGCAGGCACAGCACCATCCGCACGGACCCACCAGTCATCCTCATCCGCACCAGGTGGTGCTTCAGCAAGCCAAGTATCCGCatcaccaccatcaccacttCCACAACCTGGAACTGACGCCCATTAACATGCACTCGAATTCCTACGTTGGCTCCAACGGAGGATCGTTCACGCCCACTTGCCTGCCTCAGGTTCCGAGCAATGGAAGCGGTAGCACCAGCAGCGGAGGCGGTGTTGGGGGAGGAGCGGGACAAGGTAACAGCGTTTCCGGCAGCGTTGGGGGTGGATCATGTATGATTACCCGGGCCTCGCTTCAACCATGCCGACCGCTCTCCGCCAGTTCGACGAGATCCTCAAACAACATGTCGCCACGAACGTGTTCCGGAGCTTACAGCAATGCCACACTAGAGGACTGCATCAATGATGACATGCTGACCACACTGACAGTGCGGGAACTGAACAAACGACTTCACGGGTGTCCCAGAGAAGAAGTGGTACGCCTGAAGCAAAAGCGTCGTACCCTAAAGAATCGAGGTTACGCCCAGAATTGCCGATCCAAACGGCTACACCAGCGGCACGAGCTCGAGAAGGCCAACCGGCAACTGAACCAGGATCTGCATAGGCTGAAGTTGGAGTACTCGAGGGTGTGCCAGGAACGGGACGCACTGATGCAGCGTCTGCAGAGGGTGGGTGCCGCTGGAAATGGCGCCGCAGGCGCCACTGGTGATAGCCAGAGTTCCCAGGAGTTCTACCTATGA